CCTTCTACCGCACGCCCTCATCGTCGGCGAGTCCGCGACGAGGCTCGCAGAGGCATTGAAGCTCGAAACCGCCCCCGGCTCGAGAGCGGCCCCCGAGCTGCTGGCTGAGAGGGAGAAGCTGGAGGAGAGGGTTGCGCGGGGCGCCGGGGATCTCGCAGCCTACTACTCGAAGCTGTTCAAGGCCGCCGCCCAAGTCTACCACGACACGATAGGCGTCATCGCCGTGGACGCCAAGGGGAGCGTAGCGGCCGGCACTTCAACGAGCGGGATAGCCTTCAAGTTCCCTGGCCGGGTGGCGGACTCAGCCGTCGTTGGCGCGGGCTTCTACGCCGACAGCCGTTGGGGGGCTGCGGTACTGACCGGAGTAGGTGAAGTTGCCTTGCGCACCAGCGCGGCCTTCCGGGCCGTTTTCCTCCTATCCAAGGGCTACACGCCACAGGAGGCGGCCGAGGCAGTCATCGAGGCTGCCGCGGAGGTCGCGCGGCTCGACGGGGAGGCCTACAGGCTGGGAGTAGTCGTAGCATCAAAGAGGGAGATCGGCGCTGCAGCGTTGAACTGGCGCGGTTTCAAGTACGTCTACTGGCTCGGAGGCGAAGTCGAGGTCAGGGAAGCCCGATGGTGGAACGTCTAAGCTCAGAGAGTGCGGAGTACCCACCTCTATTCCCCGCGATTTGCTGCCCAGCTAGTCGATGAGCTCGATCCCCTGCGCTGGGGGCGGCGGTGGGGGAGGCGGTGGCGGAGGGGGTAGAGGCGTTCTCCTCCCGATCCTCACTTTCGTCGCGAGCAGCACCGCTAGCGCCAGGGCAATGGTCACGGCAACGGCTAGAGCCAGCTTCAAGCTCGTTACCTCGGAGAGGAGGCGCTCGTTCTCCTGCTTTATCCTGCCGACCTCAGCTAAGAGTGCGTTGTAGCTGCTTTCGATGTTGACGAGCCTCGACGAGAGACCCCCCTTCTCCTCCCTGACGGCGAGGAGCTCGTTCCTCAAGGCCGCGTTCTCGGCGGTTAGCTGAGCGACTCTGGCGCTCAAGCTGGCGTTCGCGGCTTGCAGCGCTCCGAGCTGCAGCTTCAAAGCGTTGTTCTCCGCGCTCAGCTTCTTCACCTGCTCGCTCAGAACAGCGCAGACCCCCGACGCGTTGGCGAGCTTCAACTCCAACTCGCGGACCTGCTGAGCGAGCTTATCGGCCAGCTGGGCCTTCTGCTGGGCTTCAGCCAGCGCGGCTGTCAGCTCGCTGTACGTCATGCGGGTCACGATCGAGATGGAGGCCTTGTGCTCGAAGAACCGGGGGGTGCCGTCGACCGTGTAGTTGACGATTATGAGCATCTCGAGGAAGGGGTCCACCGGCGGCCTCGGTGCGGGTATTGAAGCTTGGAACTCGATTGCTTGCTGGACCTGGTGGCCGGGCGGCATGTACTTGTCTTTGATGAGCAGAGCGTCGTAGAGCGTGGCAGCGCCCCCTTCGTGGACAAGGGTGATCCTCACCCTAAGCTCCCGCACCGTCAGGTTGGCAGTTGAAGTGACGTCGAAAACCATCCTGACTCTGCTGCTATACTTGACCTCGAGCGGGTAGCTCGCGATGATCTTCAGCTCCCTATTAACGTTCAAGGTGAGGGGGGTGAGCGTCTGAGCAGCAGCGAGCGCGGCTACGAGGGCGATGAGGGGTACAGTGATCAGGCTGCTCCGCATAGCGGGTAGAAGGTGCCTAAGGGCTAAAATGCTTTGCCTTGTTCACTCGCCTAAACTACTACAGGCTCGCGACAAAGCTGAGGCGAGCGCTTCGAGGAAGAGGAAGCCCTCTCTCACCGAGGGCTCGATGTACGACCCTTCGAAGAAGTCGTTCCACGTGTCGATGCGAACCTCACCGCATTCAGCCGCGACCTGCAGGGCAGCCTCGAGCATCGAGGCGAAGCGCGTAGGGTCGCGCGGGATGGGCCACGGCTGACCGAAGCCCGCATCGTGAGTCCTGTCGAAGCCCGGGCTAACGGTGGGGATCAGACACTTCCCCCGAGCCTTCGAGAAGCTCCACCAGGAGTGGAGGTGCTCCCTGTAGAGGCTCTGGTACTCCGCCAGCTCGCTTGGCGAGAGAGCGCGCTGTCCCTGCACGGAGTAGAAGCCGATCCACGACGTGTAGGCGTCCACGTACGCGTCCGCCCCGTCTCCGCGGAGGAGCAGGTTGTCGATGTACCAACGACCCCCCGGCGTCCCGGGAACGAGCTTCTCACCCCGCTGGATTCTCGGAAGAGCATCCGCGATGAGGTAGGGCTCCACGCCCAGCTCCCCCTTGACAAGCTCCCTGAGCGCCCTGTAGGCGTCCCGCCTGTTGTAGAAGGCGGCCTCGTTCCAAACCAGGAGCGCGGGGCGACCTTCAACCCTGTAGTAGTTAGGGTGCTTCATCAGCGGTAGGGCTCTTCGCACGAGGTCGAGAAGGATCCTTGCGTTCAGCTGGTCGCCGAGGTCGATGGAGGGGTAGCCGCTCCCCCAGCGCATGTTCACCTGCGGGCCAATCATGATTCCCACGACCATCCCCTTCTCCAGCAGCCCCCTCGTGACCTGGAAGATTCTCTCGCCGGCTTCAGTGCTGGCGTACATCGTCCAGTCGACCCAGAACACGTGCACGCCGTACCCCCTGGCCAAGTCGATGTGGCGCCACTGCGCGTAATCGTCGGATGCATCGTAGAGGCCGAGCAGCGGCTGATCACCGCGCCAGTCTGATCCCAAGACCTCCCCCATCCTCCAAGGCATGTAAGCGGCGCTAACCACGACTCCCCTCTCCCACAGCCTTGAGGCTAGATCCTCAAACTCCCTCACGTAAGGGACAGTGATCGTAGCCCTCCCCTCGCCTGCTTCCACCGTCACGCTGTAACCCCTACCTCCCGCCACCTCCACGATTGCTGTACAACGGCCACCGCACTCCAGCTCAACCACCCTCTCCCCCTCGCTGGGCGGCTTAGGGTAGCCCGACGGAGGATCGAGGGGCCGGACTGCGATCCTGACCCTCCCACTGGCGTTCAATTCGACGGTGAGGCTTCTAACCCCCGCTACCGCCTTAACGTCTAGAGGCGCCGGCCGCTCGCTCTCACTGGGGGATCGGAGCAGAACGAGCAGCGTTAATGCCAGCGCGAGTAGCGCTGATGCCAGCAGAGCGTAGCGGTACTGCATCGTCTGGCACCCGAAGCCGCACTAGCGGGAAACCTGCTTATTTCAAGGTTGCTGAACGAGCGGCATCAGCGACCAGAAACACGATCACAGTTCACGCGGGGAGTTCACTCATCATCTGCGCGCGGTCAAGCAGCTTACCCTCTCAATCACCTTTCAGTCTGCCATCGGCCGATCATCCCGCAACTCTCCATCCACCCGCGGCTTAAAAGCGAATCGGCGCGATCGCGGAGCCCACCGCTTTGCAGAAGGAATTTCTACGAGTTTTCGGCGACTCCACCCATGAGCAAGAAGGCGCTCATCGCGGCTCTGGGCGTTGTAGCGCTGCTCCTCATTGTTCTGCTCCGCGTCGCGCCCCGAGGCGTAGAGCGTCGGGCTCCTCCGCAGGAGCGCTTGGAGCTGCCGGGACTGCTCGTCGAGGGTAGGGAGCTGGCCAGGAGGGTGGCGGAGGAGGGCGTGGTCCTCCTCAAGAACGATGGGGTCCTGCCGTTGAACCCTAAAGCGAGGATCGCGGTCTTCGGGACTGGGCAGAACGTCACGTGGTGGTACCACGCGGGAGGGTCGTCCTTTGTCCCGCTGGATTCGCGGAGGGTGGTGACCCTTCTCGAAGCTCTCCTCGAGTACGGCCTAGCGGTGGACGAGGAGGTTTCAAGGGCTTACAGCGCTACCAGTCTGCCGGCTAGGACGAACGAGATGCCCTTCACGGAGGATGATGTGAGGAGGTTCGCCGAGAGGAACGATGTGGCCCTAATCGTGCTGAGCCGCTACACCAGCGAGGACTTCGACCTGCCCAGGAGGGGTGGGTGGTTCAGCGCCGGGTGGTGGTTCCAGTACTACACTGAGCAGCTGTCGGGCTCTTACTACTTCAGGGGCTACGAGCTGGAGGATGACGAGCTGCAGCTCATAAAGACCGTCGCAAGGTACTTCGAGAGGGTGGTTCTGATCCTCAACACGCCCCACGCTCTCGGCATAGCGCCGGTCGTGGACGACGTCGATGCGATCCTCTGGGTTGGCTACCCGGGCGAAATGGGTGGTTACGCGGTGGCGAACGTGCTTCTGGGCAGGGTCTCGCCATCGGGTAAGCTGCCCTTCACCTGGGCGAGGAGCTGGGAGGACTACCCCTCGTCCAGGTGCTGGGGGTCGGTGGACGTGGTCTACTGCGAGGGCATCTACGTCGGGTACCGGTACTTCGACACCTTCAACGTCGACCCGCTCTTCCCCTTCGGGTTCGGCCTCTCCTACACGAGCTTCAGGATAGACGTGGAGCGAGTCGAGCTCCGTGGAACAAGGGTCGCTTTAACCGTCAAGGTCGCCAACGTTGGGGGGTACGACGGGAAGGAGGTCGTCCAGGTCTACGTTACTCCACCTGCTGGCAGGCTCGAGAAGGAGCACCAGAGGCTGGTGGCTTTCGCAAAGACCGACTTGCTCAAGCCCGGCGAGTCCCAGACACTCAGGATCTCCTTCGATATGACGAGCGCGGCTTCCTTCGACGAGGAGGAGGGGGCTTGGATCCTCGAGGAGGGGGTGTACCTGGTCAGGGTCGGGAACTCGTCGAGGAGCACCCAGGTCGTCGCGAAGGTCGTCCTGCCCAGGAGGGTCGTCGTTGAGAGGGCTTCGATCAAGCTGGGCTCGGACTACTTCCACCGGAGAGCGAGGGAGCTGGGCGTCGAAGTACTGCGCAGGGGGCCAGACGTTAAGCCGTGGAGCTACCCTGGCGAGCGCGCGGAAATCGAGGGAGCGCCCACGCTCACCCTGGACCCAGGGCTGATCAGGGAGAGGGTGGGCACGCTTCCCCCCTACTTCCCGCCCGAGCTCAGCAGGCCGGACGTGGGGGAGACGATAACCATGAGGCACGTCGTTGAGGGCTCCTACACGCTCGAGGAGCTGGTGGGGCAGATGAGCGTGGAGGAGCTGATAGACGTGACCATAGGCCTCCGCGGTAGCGCGGCGCCTTCCCTCGCCGCCCGCCGCATACC
This sequence is a window from Thermofilaceae archaeon. Protein-coding genes within it:
- a CDS encoding isoaspartyl peptidase/L-asparaginase, which produces MLAASYHDFGVKAVEAARRKLLEGGSALDAVEEGVKMVELDPANRTVGLGGYPNWAGDVELDAGIMDGDSLRACGVAAVKRVRNPISLARRCLDLLPHALIVGESATRLAEALKLETAPGSRAAPELLAEREKLEERVARGAGDLAAYYSKLFKAAAQVYHDTIGVIAVDAKGSVAAGTSTSGIAFKFPGRVADSAVVGAGFYADSRWGAAVLTGVGEVALRTSAAFRAVFLLSKGYTPQEAAEAVIEAAAEVARLDGEAYRLGVVVASKREIGAAALNWRGFKYVYWLGGEVEVREARWWNV
- a CDS encoding glycoside hydrolase family 99-like domain-containing protein is translated as MQYRYALLASALLALALTLLVLLRSPSESERPAPLDVKAVAGVRSLTVELNASGRVRIAVRPLDPPSGYPKPPSEGERVVELECGGRCTAIVEVAGGRGYSVTVEAGEGRATITVPYVREFEDLASRLWERGVVVSAAYMPWRMGEVLGSDWRGDQPLLGLYDASDDYAQWRHIDLARGYGVHVFWVDWTMYASTEAGERIFQVTRGLLEKGMVVGIMIGPQVNMRWGSGYPSIDLGDQLNARILLDLVRRALPLMKHPNYYRVEGRPALLVWNEAAFYNRRDAYRALRELVKGELGVEPYLIADALPRIQRGEKLVPGTPGGRWYIDNLLLRGDGADAYVDAYTSWIGFYSVQGQRALSPSELAEYQSLYREHLHSWWSFSKARGKCLIPTVSPGFDRTHDAGFGQPWPIPRDPTRFASMLEAALQVAAECGEVRIDTWNDFFEGSYIEPSVREGFLFLEALASALSRACSSLGE
- a CDS encoding glycoside hydrolase family 3 C-terminal domain-containing protein — translated: MSKKALIAALGVVALLLIVLLRVAPRGVERRAPPQERLELPGLLVEGRELARRVAEEGVVLLKNDGVLPLNPKARIAVFGTGQNVTWWYHAGGSSFVPLDSRRVVTLLEALLEYGLAVDEEVSRAYSATSLPARTNEMPFTEDDVRRFAERNDVALIVLSRYTSEDFDLPRRGGWFSAGWWFQYYTEQLSGSYYFRGYELEDDELQLIKTVARYFERVVLILNTPHALGIAPVVDDVDAILWVGYPGEMGGYAVANVLLGRVSPSGKLPFTWARSWEDYPSSRCWGSVDVVYCEGIYVGYRYFDTFNVDPLFPFGFGLSYTSFRIDVERVELRGTRVALTVKVANVGGYDGKEVVQVYVTPPAGRLEKEHQRLVAFAKTDLLKPGESQTLRISFDMTSAASFDEEEGAWILEEGVYLVRVGNSSRSTQVVAKVVLPRRVVVERASIKLGSDYFHRRARELGVEVLRRGPDVKPWSYPGERAEIEGAPTLTLDPGLIRERVGTLPPYFPPELSRPDVGETITMRHVVEGSYTLEELVGQMSVEELIDVTIGLRGSAAPSLAARRIPELRQTDGPNGAKLWLPGNLHGTAFPGASSRAATWNLALEYEVGRQIGRELLWAGISLWLAPGLNLHRNPRCGRNAEYYSEDPLLAGTMAAAAVKGLQGNQGVGATLKHFVANDQEAYRYVSDSIVSERALREIYLKAFEIAVRTARPWAVMTSYNKLNGVYTGNYFELCTVVLRGEWGFDGLVMTDWWSASYNYKAYAAGNDALMPYTEYVPWAPHTAYNLVVGQVKEALWNGTLTLGQLQRSAYNILRVALRSRALANMLRIRQEEIYVYEPPPDYFEVERIQG